The sequence CCACATAATGGATTTTGGCCCTGTTGTCATAGATGATCATTCCTTTCGTTCCCGCCTCCGGCGGATATATGCCTATGATGCCGGCTGCCGTTCCGCTCTGCCCGGTGAGGAATGTAACCTTTTCCCATTTGGCACCGTCGCTGCTTGGGTGATAGACGGAACCGTCGCTGCCCATGAAGATATCAGAGTTCGTTGTTTGGTAAGAGTACACTCCGTCAGCCTTATTAAAACCATTGTTAAAATCAGTCCATGTTTTCCCGTTGTCTCCGGTCTTCAGAATACCTTTCTCTGGTGTCATTGCCAGCAAGGCCGGGCTATTAAGACTCGTGAGAGCGATTGCTTGGACAATAATCGGGAGTGTTTCAGCCGTCCTTCCTTTTCCCTGTACAAGTCGTTTTGGCAGAGTGTCGTCAATTCTTGACCACGTTGCCCCCGAGTCTTTAGAAATATGAAGACCTCCATCGGTTAAAGCATAGCAAGTGGATTTGTCCTTGGGGTGAATCAGGAGCTGATGGACCGCCCCATAAAGACCCGTTCGCGACCAGGCGAACCCTGCGTCTGCTGTTTTAAACAAGCCTGCGCCGGTCAAAACATAGATTTCCTGCGTGTTATGGGGGTTTATGACAATAGTACGCAATATCGGATCGGATGGAAGTCCGTTGCTGATTTCTATCCAGTTCTTCCCTCCATCCGTGCTTTTCCTTACAAGGTGTTTTGTATTGGAATAATGAACGCTTGTATTGACTGAATACAGCAGTTCCTTGTTGTTATGGTCGACCGCAAGAGAAATGGTGTTGTCCGAGAGTTTGCACCACTCATCTCCCGGATCATTACATCCATAGAACAGGCCGCCTTTATATAAAAGATAGGGTTTTCCTTTCCTGTCGGCCACAAGACGATTAGGATTGGCAGGTACCTGAAACGAATAGGGCATCACAAGTTGCGGGAGCGTACCGCTTTGCAGTTCCGCCGAACTTTTGGCACTTGTCTTTGCTTTATTTGTTGCACCTTCTTTTTTGTTGGCACACAATGCTGCACTGCTGCTGAATATAACAAAAACTAAAACAACAAAACATAACCCGAACTGAAATACTCGATTTCTGTTCATACAAAAATCCTCCCATTAAAGATGAAATACTGTAATAGCCATATAACTACGAAAAATGGAGATACTCATCGCCGATATTATATGCCACTGTCCAGTTTCCTATGATTGGCTCTTACGAAGGCCTTTTTTATCTCATTGACTCTAATATATTTACAAAAAGCAGACAGGTAAAGCAAACAAATTAAATGGACCGAACCTTAACGGTGGTGCGTATAAAACATTTGTTTTTTACTCAGGGTTTTTGCATTCCCTAACATTCGAATAATGTAACATTTATTTTTAGCGTTTTTGATATGGTTTTTTGCTCACTCCAAACATAATATTGCAGCTTTTATGTGGTAACTGTGGATGAATGCAAAACCGTCATGGTGTAGATTTGGAGGTGAATTTAATAATTTTCATAAAAAGCATTCCCATCTGAAATGTTCGACACAGGGAGGATGCATAATGCCTGTAAGCCGCGCAGAAAACTCGGAAATGTCTTGACACATTGTTCCTAAATTACTACAATAAATACAACATCAGGTGGACTCACAATACAATTAAAAAAACACCAGGGCAATGTCCGAAGAGTTAATGTTCTACCCGCAGGGTGTGCGGGTTGCCGTAATGAATCATTTTCTCAATTCCGGCAAAAGTTGTCTCAACTCCATGATCTCTGTGTACTCGAACGACCGTAAGGGAGCGGGCGAGAGGATAGCAATAAGCTTTTTTACAAAACCAAAATTTAAAGAGGGGGTAAAAATATGGCAACAAAAAAGACAAGTGCAAATCCTGAATTTCTGTACATTCCCGTAGACAAGATTATAGTGCTGGAACAGGTGAGATCGAGTATTAATGTTGAGACAGACTCATTCAAGTCGCTCGTGCAGTCAATCAAAGGCAAGGGTATCCTGGAACCGCTTATTGTAACCGGGCAGGATGACGGGACATATCTACTCATCTGCGGGGAGAGGCGTCTGGTGGCAGCACGGCAAC comes from Pseudomonadota bacterium and encodes:
- a CDS encoding ParB N-terminal domain-containing protein, whose protein sequence is MATKKTSANPEFLYIPVDKIIVLEQVRSSINVETDSFKSLVQSIKGKGILEPLIVTGQDDGTYLLICGERRLVAARQ